The Rhodobacter sp. CZR27 genome includes a window with the following:
- a CDS encoding response regulator: protein MTSDTTPDLASVIGSNLPYLRRYARALTGSQETGDRYAAATLEAILEDTHIFDVAESPKVALFHAFHLVWASAGAPLGEPDSRLSRRAQDHMAGLTPNTREALLLHAIEGFRQDEIGAIMQVDASEAAELIDIAQREMANSVAGRIMVIEDEAIIAMDIVAIVREMGHGVTGIARTRTEAVALASKERPDLILADIQLADNSSGIDAVNDILKQFEDIPVIFVTAFPERLLTGTRPEPAFLITKPYSEDQVRSAVSQAMFFSSTETLSA from the coding sequence ATGACCTCCGACACGACGCCCGACCTCGCCAGTGTGATCGGGAGCAACCTGCCGTATCTGCGTCGCTACGCTCGCGCGCTGACCGGCAGTCAGGAGACCGGCGATCGCTACGCCGCCGCCACCCTGGAAGCCATTCTGGAGGATACACACATCTTCGACGTCGCCGAAAGTCCCAAGGTGGCCCTGTTCCATGCCTTCCATCTCGTCTGGGCCAGTGCCGGGGCGCCGCTGGGCGAGCCGGACAGCCGCCTGTCGCGGCGCGCGCAGGATCACATGGCGGGCCTGACCCCCAACACGCGCGAGGCGCTGCTTCTGCACGCCATCGAAGGCTTCCGGCAGGACGAGATCGGCGCGATCATGCAGGTCGATGCCTCCGAGGCGGCCGAGCTGATCGACATCGCGCAGCGCGAGATGGCGAATTCCGTGGCCGGACGGATCATGGTGATCGAGGACGAGGCGATCATCGCCATGGACATCGTCGCCATCGTCCGCGAGATGGGCCACGGCGTCACCGGCATCGCCCGGACCCGGACCGAGGCCGTGGCGCTCGCCTCGAAGGAGCGGCCGGACCTGATCCTCGCCGACATCCAGCTGGCCGACAACTCCTCGGGCATCGACGCGGTCAACGACATCCTGAAGCAGTTCGAGGACATCCCCGTGATCTTCGTCACGGCCTTCCCCGAGCGTCTGCTGACGGGCACGCGGCCCGAGCCGGCCTTCCTGATCACCAAGCCCTATTCCGAGGATCAGGTTCGCTCGGCCGTCAGTCAGGCGATGTTCTTCTCGTCGACCGAGACGCTCAGCGCCTGA
- a CDS encoding CsbD family protein, producing MNWDQIAGRWKQFQGQARAKWGELTDDELEQVAGDRDRMVGLIQQKYGDNKADAERKVDDWMRGL from the coding sequence ATGAACTGGGATCAGATCGCAGGTCGTTGGAAGCAGTTCCAGGGTCAGGCCCGCGCCAAGTGGGGCGAGCTGACCGATGACGAGCTTGAGCAGGTCGCTGGCGACCGCGACCGCATGGTGGGCCTCATCCAGCAGAAGTACGGTGACAACAAGGCCGATGCCGAGCGCAAGGTCGATGACTGGATGCGCGGCCTCTGA
- a CDS encoding PA2169 family four-helix-bundle protein — translation MRGIRSYGAPEPAALKALETLHLRSIDVLAGFETMVGRAEPEFRPVAERFRDLHREQAEELAAMIARFGREPEVDGSLMSTVNRAVVSLRSMINGIDGSILDQIQDGEQHVIDAFDDALGAGQPIDVTARLRSMRRELSLLLFETQAAATGR, via the coding sequence TATGGAGCGCCGGAGCCCGCGGCGTTGAAGGCGCTCGAGACGCTGCATCTGCGCAGCATTGACGTGCTCGCCGGCTTCGAGACGATGGTGGGCCGGGCAGAGCCCGAGTTCCGGCCTGTGGCCGAACGGTTCCGTGACCTCCATCGCGAGCAGGCCGAGGAACTGGCAGCGATGATCGCGCGCTTCGGCCGCGAGCCGGAGGTTGACGGCAGCCTGATGTCGACGGTGAACCGGGCGGTCGTTTCGCTGCGCTCGATGATCAACGGGATCGACGGCAGCATCCTCGACCAGATCCAGGACGGCGAGCAGCATGTCATCGACGCCTTCGACGACGCGCTGGGGGCGGGGCAGCCCATCGACGTGACGGCCCGGCTGCGCTCGATGCGGCGCGAGCTGTCGCTGCTGCTGTTCGAAACCCAGGCCGCCGCGACCGGGCGATAG
- a CDS encoding AGE family epimerase/isomerase, with protein MGWIASGGPDWVQRPVHRMWLLDQTRGLFDFFRPALNPEGGFHALDLQGRPLGGKAGALRQIHDTARMVHCYGLAQELGLPGADRMIDHGMQTLWSRHRDPRHGGYIWSFDDDGPVNATKQAYGHAFVLLAAASARVAGHPDADRLLADVTEVLHTRFWDAAAGASREEFTEDWKPLGPYRGQNSNMHLTEALMAAYEATGDMTCLTMAERIASLIIDRHARAEGWRVPEHFHDDWQVDRDHAGDPMFRPSGTTPGHALEWSRLLVQLWQLGGQTQVWMQEAAEALFLHTVAIGWDQRRGGFYYTLHWSDRPDREDRFWWPCAEGIAAAYVLRQMGGDQRFEDWYRRIWDFVALRFIDPVHGGWFAELDPELRPVERVFRGKPDLYHAVQACLIPLVPANGSVTRGLRGGLTLPST; from the coding sequence ATGGGCTGGATCGCAAGCGGCGGGCCGGACTGGGTGCAGCGGCCGGTGCATCGGATGTGGCTTCTGGATCAGACGCGCGGGCTGTTCGACTTCTTCCGCCCCGCCCTGAACCCCGAAGGCGGGTTTCACGCGCTGGATCTGCAGGGTCGCCCCCTGGGCGGAAAGGCCGGGGCGCTGCGGCAGATCCACGACACCGCCCGCATGGTCCATTGCTACGGGCTGGCACAGGAACTCGGCCTGCCCGGGGCCGACCGGATGATCGACCACGGGATGCAGACGCTGTGGTCCCGCCACCGCGACCCGCGGCACGGCGGCTACATCTGGAGCTTCGACGACGACGGCCCGGTCAATGCGACGAAACAGGCCTATGGCCATGCCTTCGTGCTGCTCGCCGCCGCCTCGGCCAGGGTCGCGGGCCACCCCGACGCAGACCGCCTGCTGGCCGACGTGACCGAGGTGCTGCACACGCGCTTCTGGGATGCCGCGGCCGGCGCCTCGCGCGAGGAATTCACCGAGGACTGGAAGCCGCTCGGCCCCTATCGGGGGCAGAATTCCAACATGCACCTGACCGAGGCGCTGATGGCGGCCTACGAGGCGACGGGCGACATGACCTGCCTCACCATGGCCGAGCGGATCGCCAGCCTGATCATCGACCGCCACGCCCGGGCCGAGGGCTGGCGCGTGCCCGAGCATTTTCATGACGACTGGCAGGTGGATCGCGACCATGCGGGCGATCCGATGTTCCGCCCCTCGGGCACCACGCCCGGCCATGCGCTGGAATGGAGCCGGCTTCTGGTGCAGTTGTGGCAGCTGGGCGGGCAGACGCAGGTCTGGATGCAGGAGGCTGCCGAGGCGCTGTTCCTGCACACCGTCGCCATCGGGTGGGACCAGCGGCGCGGCGGTTTCTACTACACCCTGCACTGGAGCGACCGGCCGGACCGCGAGGACCGGTTCTGGTGGCCCTGCGCCGAAGGGATCGCCGCCGCCTATGTCCTGCGGCAGATGGGCGGAGACCAGCGCTTCGAAGACTGGTATCGGCGGATCTGGGACTTCGTCGCCCTCCGCTTCATCGATCCGGTGCATGGCGGCTGGTTCGCCGAACTCGACCCCGAGCTTCGGCCGGTGGAACGCGTCTTCCGCGGCAAGCCCGACCTCTACCATGCCGTGCAGGCCTGCCTCATCCCGCTGGTCCCGGCGAACGGCAGCGTGACGCGCGGGCTGCGCGGTGGCCTGACGCTGCCGAGCACCTGA
- a CDS encoding ribulose bisphosphate carboxylase small subunit, giving the protein MRITQGCFSFLPDLTDAQITAQVEYCLGRGWAVSLEYTDNPHPRNTYWEMWGMPMFDLRDAKGVMMELDECRKAFPEHYIRINAFDSTRGFETVTMSFIVNRPKEEPRIAMQRTEVDGRSIRYTHTVVR; this is encoded by the coding sequence ATGCGCATCACCCAAGGCTGCTTCTCGTTCCTGCCCGACCTCACGGACGCGCAGATCACGGCGCAGGTGGAATACTGCCTCGGCCGCGGCTGGGCCGTGAGCCTCGAATACACCGACAACCCGCATCCCCGGAACACCTACTGGGAGATGTGGGGCATGCCGATGTTCGACCTCCGCGACGCGAAGGGCGTGATGATGGAACTCGACGAATGCCGGAAGGCTTTCCCCGAGCACTACATCCGCATCAACGCCTTCGACTCGACCCGCGGCTTCGAGACCGTGACGATGAGCTTCATCGTCAACCGTCCGAAGGAAGAGCCGCGGATCGCCATGCAGCGCACCGAGGTGGACGGACGCTCGATCCGTTACACCCACACCGTCGTCCGCTGA
- a CDS encoding form I ribulose bisphosphate carboxylase large subunit, protein MDNKSTEIKGKERYKAGVLKYAQMGYWDGDYEPKDTDVLALFRITPQEGVDPVEAAAAVAGESSTATWTVVWTDRLTACDSYRAKAYKVEPVPGTPGQYFCWVAYDLILFEEGSIANLTASIIGNVFSFKPLKAARLEDMRFPVAYVKTYKGPPTGIIVERERLDKFGKPLLGATTKPKLGLSGKNYGRVVYEGLKGGLDFMKDDENINSQPFMHWRDRFLYVMEAVNLAAAQTGEVKGHYLNITAGTMEEMYRRAEFAKQLGSVIVMVDLIVGWTAIQSISEWCRQNDMLLHMHRAGHGTYTRQKNHGVSFRVIAKWLRLAGVDHLHAGTAVGKLEGDPMTVQGYYNVLRESKNEVDLQRGIFFEQDWADMRKVMPVASGGIHAGQMHQLLSLFGDDVVLQFGGGTIGHPMGIQAGATANRVALEAMVLARNEGRNIDVEGPEILRAAAKWCKPLEAALDTWGNITFNYTSTDTSDFVPTASVAM, encoded by the coding sequence ATGGACAACAAGTCGACCGAGATCAAGGGCAAGGAACGCTACAAGGCGGGCGTGCTGAAATACGCCCAGATGGGCTACTGGGATGGCGACTACGAGCCGAAGGACACCGACGTCCTCGCGCTGTTCCGCATCACCCCGCAGGAGGGCGTGGACCCGGTCGAGGCCGCCGCGGCCGTCGCGGGCGAAAGCTCGACCGCGACCTGGACCGTGGTATGGACCGACCGCCTGACCGCCTGCGACAGCTACCGCGCCAAGGCCTACAAGGTGGAACCCGTGCCGGGCACGCCGGGGCAGTATTTCTGCTGGGTGGCCTATGACCTGATCCTGTTCGAGGAAGGCTCGATCGCCAACCTGACGGCTTCGATCATCGGCAACGTGTTCTCGTTCAAGCCGCTGAAGGCCGCGCGTCTGGAAGACATGCGCTTCCCGGTCGCCTACGTGAAGACCTACAAGGGTCCGCCGACCGGCATCATCGTCGAGCGCGAACGTCTGGACAAGTTCGGCAAGCCCCTTCTGGGCGCAACGACCAAGCCGAAGCTGGGCCTGTCCGGCAAGAACTATGGCCGGGTGGTCTATGAGGGCCTGAAGGGCGGGCTCGACTTCATGAAGGATGACGAGAACATCAACTCGCAGCCCTTCATGCACTGGCGCGACCGGTTCCTCTACGTGATGGAGGCCGTGAACCTTGCCGCCGCCCAGACGGGCGAGGTGAAGGGCCACTACCTCAACATCACCGCCGGCACGATGGAAGAGATGTATCGTCGGGCGGAGTTCGCCAAGCAGCTCGGCTCGGTCATCGTCATGGTCGACCTGATCGTCGGCTGGACCGCGATCCAGTCGATCAGCGAGTGGTGCCGCCAGAACGACATGCTGCTGCACATGCACCGCGCAGGCCACGGCACCTATACCCGCCAGAAGAACCACGGCGTCAGCTTCCGCGTCATCGCGAAGTGGCTGCGTCTCGCCGGCGTCGACCACCTGCACGCGGGCACTGCGGTCGGCAAGCTGGAAGGCGACCCGATGACGGTGCAGGGCTATTACAACGTCCTGCGCGAGTCGAAGAACGAGGTCGACCTGCAGCGCGGCATCTTCTTCGAGCAGGACTGGGCGGACATGCGCAAGGTCATGCCGGTCGCCTCGGGCGGCATCCACGCCGGCCAGATGCACCAGCTGCTGAGCCTGTTCGGCGATGACGTGGTGCTGCAGTTCGGCGGCGGCACCATCGGCCACCCGATGGGTATCCAGGCGGGCGCGACCGCGAACCGCGTGGCGCTGGAAGCCATGGTTCTGGCGCGCAACGAGGGCCGCAACATCGACGTGGAAGGGCCGGAGATCCTCCGCGCCGCCGCCAAGTGGTGCAAGCCGCTGGAAGCTGCCCTCGATACCTGGGGCAACATCACCTTCAACTACACCTCCACCGACACGTCGGACTTCGTGCCGACCGCCTCGGTCGCGATGTAA
- a CDS encoding RNA polymerase sigma factor, producing MNQSETPPPAHRDPRDELPEHLPALRAFAISLTRNVAVADDLVQDTIVKAWTNFDKFTEGTNLRAWLFTILRNTFYSDKRKHRREVPDPEGIHAATLYVKPAHDGFLAFSDFSAAFDQLSPEHREVLILVGASGFAYEDAAQMMGVAVGTVKSRANRARARLAELLGLEKGEEIFSGVDGQTLAVMSRSGMTAA from the coding sequence ATGAACCAGTCCGAGACCCCGCCGCCGGCGCACCGCGATCCCCGTGACGAGCTTCCCGAGCACCTCCCGGCGCTTCGCGCCTTTGCGATCAGCCTCACGCGGAACGTCGCCGTTGCGGACGACCTCGTGCAGGACACGATCGTGAAGGCCTGGACCAATTTCGACAAGTTCACCGAAGGGACGAACCTGAGGGCATGGCTTTTCACCATCCTGCGCAACACGTTCTATTCGGACAAGCGCAAGCATCGCCGCGAGGTGCCCGACCCCGAGGGCATTCATGCTGCGACGCTTTACGTGAAGCCCGCGCATGACGGATTTCTCGCCTTCTCGGACTTCAGCGCGGCCTTCGACCAGCTGTCGCCCGAACACCGCGAGGTGCTCATCCTCGTGGGCGCTTCCGGCTTTGCCTACGAGGATGCCGCGCAGATGATGGGCGTGGCGGTCGGCACCGTGAAGAGCCGCGCAAACCGCGCGAGGGCGCGGCTGGCCGAGTTGCTCGGGCTCGAGAAGGGTGAGGAGATCTTCTCGGGGGTGGATGGTCAGACCCTGGCCGTGATGTCGCGATCGGGGATGACCGCTGCATGA
- the cbbX gene encoding CbbX protein, whose protein sequence is MNDEVAAPTSIDLRAEYEGSGAKEVLEELDRELIGLKPVKDRIRETAALLLVERARQKLGLAHETPTLHMSFTGNPGTGKTTVALKMAGLLHRLGYVRKGHLVSVTRDDLVGQYIGHTAPKTKEVLKRAMGGVLFIDEAYYLYRPDNERDYGQEAIEILLQVMENNRDDLVVILAGYADRMENFFQSNPGFRSRIAHHIEFPDYSDEELFRIADHMLSDQSYRLTDAAKAALQEYIGLRRLQPHFANARSIRNALDRARLRQANRLFTSSSGPLDAAALSTIDEEDIRASRVFKGGLDSERRAAAGAK, encoded by the coding sequence ATGAACGACGAAGTGGCCGCTCCCACCAGCATCGACCTTCGCGCGGAATACGAAGGCTCGGGTGCCAAGGAGGTCCTGGAGGAACTCGACCGCGAACTGATCGGCCTGAAGCCCGTGAAGGACCGGATCCGCGAGACGGCGGCACTGCTGCTGGTCGAACGCGCGCGGCAGAAGCTTGGCCTCGCCCACGAGACGCCGACGCTGCACATGAGCTTTACCGGCAATCCCGGGACCGGCAAGACCACCGTGGCGCTGAAGATGGCGGGGCTGCTGCACCGGCTGGGCTATGTGCGAAAGGGCCATCTGGTCTCGGTCACCCGTGACGACCTGGTGGGGCAATACATCGGCCACACTGCGCCCAAGACCAAGGAAGTCCTGAAGCGCGCCATGGGGGGCGTCCTCTTCATCGACGAGGCCTATTACCTCTATCGCCCCGACAACGAGCGTGACTATGGCCAGGAGGCCATCGAGATCCTGCTGCAGGTGATGGAGAACAACCGCGACGACCTGGTGGTGATCCTTGCCGGCTACGCCGACCGGATGGAGAATTTCTTCCAGTCGAACCCGGGTTTCCGCTCGCGCATCGCGCATCACATCGAATTCCCCGATTATTCCGACGAGGAACTGTTCCGGATCGCGGACCACATGCTGTCCGACCAGAGCTATCGGCTGACCGATGCGGCGAAGGCCGCGCTGCAGGAATACATCGGGCTGCGCCGGCTTCAGCCGCATTTCGCCAATGCCCGCTCGATCCGCAACGCGCTCGATCGCGCGCGGCTGCGGCAGGCGAACCGGCTGTTCACATCCTCGAGCGGCCCGCTCGACGCAGCCGCCCTGTCCACCATCGACGAGGAGGACATCCGCGCCAGCCGCGTGTTCAAGGGCGGGCTCGATAGCGAGCGGCGGGCGGCGGCGGGCGCCAAATGA
- a CDS encoding sensor histidine kinase: MMPIFGGRPRFADRIGSRLAFLLAMALLPLGVISVVQSHAVLREAEARSEAALTGETMRASDHAVRLIQRGQGAAAALAEVVRPLLADTAACSAALREVAAGSQIYSVVGFLENDLRMNCSSLDEPIDLSDTATAQAAIKAGKPLLQVSRKGRVSGTSVVLASHPVLDDDGRQLGVLAISLLHSALASPQAEISGGRLPVLMTFNGNGDVLTSSVGLANAETMLPRDRALKALAGHDRSLAFTALTQSGTMRVFSVVPIIPETLYTLGSWPAGSETGLWIRALPSFALPSLMWLACLIVTWFAAEHLMTRHIRSLRRAITSFAKGSRAVDTLDISTAPREIRELAEAFARMTDTILHDEAELEDMVHQKEVLLREVHHRVKNNLQLIASIMNMQMRQARTPEAKGLMKGLQDRVMSLATIHRGLYQTTGLTDIRADELLSDIVRQVVNLATGPGRRISVHTDFGDIRLTPDQAVPLALLMTEALTNVMKYAGAPQGMVPRLDVSLTRDGATMAVLEVSNTVGTQPPSAETLAMGTGLGAQLLAGFAQQIGGEVRIEETETLHILRVRFEIRPLADAEARNEAAQAPADTPAAAAASA, from the coding sequence ATGATGCCCATTTTCGGAGGGCGGCCCCGCTTCGCGGACAGGATCGGCTCTAGATTGGCCTTCCTGCTCGCGATGGCGCTGCTCCCGCTGGGCGTGATCTCGGTCGTGCAGTCGCATGCCGTGCTGCGCGAGGCCGAGGCGCGGTCGGAAGCCGCGCTGACCGGCGAGACGATGCGCGCCTCGGACCACGCCGTCCGGCTGATCCAGCGCGGCCAGGGCGCGGCGGCGGCGCTGGCCGAGGTGGTGCGCCCGCTTCTTGCGGACACGGCCGCCTGCTCGGCCGCCTTGCGGGAAGTGGCCGCCGGGTCGCAGATCTATTCGGTGGTCGGCTTCCTGGAGAACGACCTGCGGATGAACTGCTCGTCGCTCGACGAGCCGATCGACCTGTCGGATACCGCGACGGCACAGGCGGCGATCAAGGCCGGCAAGCCGCTGCTGCAGGTGAGCCGGAAGGGACGCGTGTCCGGCACCTCGGTGGTGCTTGCGTCGCATCCGGTGCTGGATGACGATGGGCGGCAGCTTGGCGTTCTGGCCATCTCGCTGCTGCACAGTGCGCTGGCAAGCCCGCAGGCCGAGATATCGGGCGGCCGCCTGCCCGTTCTGATGACATTCAACGGCAACGGCGACGTGCTGACCTCCTCGGTCGGACTGGCGAACGCCGAGACGATGCTGCCACGCGATCGCGCGCTGAAGGCGCTGGCGGGCCACGACCGCAGCCTCGCCTTCACGGCCCTGACCCAGTCGGGCACCATGCGGGTGTTCTCGGTCGTGCCGATCATTCCCGAGACCCTCTACACGCTGGGCTCCTGGCCGGCCGGCAGCGAGACTGGCCTGTGGATCAGGGCGCTGCCGTCCTTCGCGCTGCCCTCGCTGATGTGGCTCGCCTGCCTGATCGTGACGTGGTTCGCGGCAGAGCACCTGATGACCCGGCACATCCGCAGCCTGCGCAGGGCGATCACCTCCTTCGCCAAGGGCAGCCGGGCGGTCGATACCCTGGACATCTCCACCGCCCCGCGCGAGATCCGGGAACTGGCCGAAGCCTTCGCCCGGATGACCGATACCATCCTGCACGACGAGGCCGAACTCGAGGACATGGTCCACCAGAAGGAAGTCCTGCTGCGCGAGGTGCACCACCGGGTGAAGAACAACCTCCAGCTCATCGCCTCGATCATGAACATGCAGATGCGGCAGGCCCGCACCCCCGAGGCCAAGGGGCTGATGAAGGGTCTGCAGGACCGCGTGATGAGTCTCGCCACCATTCACCGGGGACTTTACCAGACCACCGGTCTGACCGACATCCGGGCCGACGAGCTGCTGTCGGACATCGTGCGGCAGGTGGTCAATCTGGCGACCGGCCCGGGGCGGCGCATTTCGGTGCACACCGATTTTGGCGACATCCGGCTGACGCCCGACCAGGCGGTGCCGCTGGCCCTGCTGATGACCGAGGCGCTGACCAACGTCATGAAATACGCGGGCGCGCCGCAGGGGATGGTGCCCCGGCTCGACGTCTCGCTGACGCGCGACGGGGCGACCATGGCCGTGCTGGAAGTGAGCAACACGGTCGGCACGCAGCCCCCGTCGGCGGAGACTCTGGCCATGGGCACGGGCCTTGGCGCGCAGCTTCTGGCGGGCTTTGCGCAGCAGATCGGCGGCGAGGTGCGGATCGAGGAGACCGAAACCCTGCACATCCTGCGCGTCCGGTTCGAGATCCGGCCGCTTGCCGATGCCGAGGCGCGGAACGAAGCCGCGCAGGCGCCTGCCGACACCCCCGCGGCTGCGGCCGCAAGCGCCTGA
- the gph gene encoding phosphoglycolate phosphatase (PGP is an essential enzyme in the glycolate salvage pathway in higher organisms (photorespiration in plants). Phosphoglycolate results from the oxidase activity of RubisCO in the Calvin cycle when concentrations of carbon dioxide are low relative to oxygen. This enzyme is a member of the Haloacid Dehalogenase (HAD) superfamily of aspartate-nucleophile hydrolase enzymes (PF00702).), whose protein sequence is MPGVVFDLDGTLIHSAPDIHAAVNRTLAEEGAEPLSLAQVTGFIGNGVGVLIQRVMAARGEAPDGHRHADLQARFMRHYETDPASLTTVYPGAEAALRHLHADGWRIALCTNKPVAASRQILRHFDVLDLFDEVIGGDSLPQRKPDPAPLRAAAAALGEAVTLYVGDSEVDAATAEAAGLRFALFTEGYRHAPVHDLPHHGLFSHHDELPDLLRHLLA, encoded by the coding sequence ATGCCCGGTGTGGTGTTCGACCTCGACGGTACGCTGATCCATTCGGCGCCCGACATTCACGCGGCGGTCAACAGGACGCTGGCGGAAGAGGGGGCCGAGCCACTGTCGCTGGCGCAGGTCACGGGCTTCATCGGCAATGGTGTGGGCGTGCTGATCCAGCGCGTGATGGCAGCGCGCGGCGAGGCGCCCGACGGGCATCGGCACGCCGACCTGCAGGCCCGCTTCATGCGGCACTACGAGACGGACCCGGCCAGCCTGACCACGGTTTATCCCGGAGCGGAGGCCGCCCTGCGCCACCTGCACGCCGACGGTTGGCGGATCGCGCTCTGCACCAACAAGCCGGTCGCTGCCTCGCGGCAGATCCTGCGGCACTTCGACGTGCTGGACCTGTTCGACGAGGTGATCGGGGGCGACAGTCTCCCCCAGCGGAAGCCCGACCCGGCGCCGCTTCGCGCCGCAGCGGCGGCACTTGGCGAGGCGGTGACGCTCTATGTCGGCGACAGCGAAGTGGACGCCGCCACCGCCGAGGCAGCCGGCCTGCGCTTTGCCCTGTTCACCGAGGGCTATCGCCACGCCCCCGTGCACGACCTGCCGCACCACGGGCTGTTCAGCCACCACGACGAGTTGCCGGACCTGCTGCGCCATCTGCTCGCCTGA
- a CDS encoding Crp/Fnr family transcriptional regulator codes for MPFDACELAFMERFKTGELSVGPGVALLEEGQGSAHLFTVLSGLGMRTTSLENGRRQVINFLFPGDFIGLQAGLVGEMRHSVETTTAMVLCVFNRSDLWLLFREQPQRAYDLTWIAAVQEHFLGETIASLGQRDATQRIAWALLRIHDRLAAVGMADRGRVPMPWRQQDLADALGLSLVHTNKTIRRLGRAGLIDWRGGQMSLDADALAEVALVDRDSPRPRPLI; via the coding sequence ATGCCGTTCGACGCGTGCGAGCTGGCCTTCATGGAGCGCTTCAAGACCGGCGAGCTGAGCGTCGGCCCCGGCGTCGCCCTGCTTGAGGAGGGGCAGGGCAGCGCGCATCTGTTCACCGTGCTCAGCGGACTGGGCATGCGGACCACCTCGCTGGAGAATGGCCGGCGCCAGGTGATCAACTTCCTGTTCCCGGGCGATTTCATCGGTCTGCAGGCAGGGCTTGTGGGCGAGATGCGCCATTCGGTGGAAACGACCACGGCCATGGTGCTGTGCGTCTTCAACCGGTCGGACCTGTGGCTGCTGTTCCGCGAGCAGCCCCAGCGGGCCTATGACCTGACCTGGATCGCGGCCGTTCAGGAGCATTTCCTGGGCGAGACGATCGCCTCGCTCGGCCAGCGCGACGCGACCCAGCGCATCGCCTGGGCCCTGCTTCGCATCCACGATCGGCTGGCGGCCGTGGGAATGGCGGACCGCGGGCGCGTGCCGATGCCCTGGCGCCAGCAGGACCTTGCGGATGCGCTGGGCCTGTCGCTCGTCCATACCAACAAGACGATTCGACGGCTGGGCAGGGCCGGCCTGATCGACTGGCGCGGCGGCCAGATGTCGCTTGACGCCGATGCCCTTGCGGAAGTCGCGCTGGTGGACCGCGACAGCCCGCGGCCTCGTCCCCTGATCTGA
- a CDS encoding HAD family hydrolase: MIKAIIFDVDGTLAETEELHRRAFNETFAAIGVDWYWDRDDYRDLLTTTGGKERIARFLRHQKGDPAPMPVADIHRAKTERFVALMAEGEIGLRPGIGALIDEARRASVRLAIATTTSLPNVEALCRACFGAAASDIFEVIAAGDMVAEKKPSPQVYHLALRELGLSPDRAVALEDSLNGLRAAKAAGLRCIVSPGFYTRREEFAGADRLVGCFSQLGGLAGLEDLVAVD; the protein is encoded by the coding sequence ATGATCAAGGCCATCATCTTCGACGTGGACGGCACGCTGGCGGAGACCGAGGAACTGCACCGCCGGGCCTTCAACGAGACCTTCGCCGCCATCGGCGTGGACTGGTACTGGGACCGCGACGACTATCGCGACCTGCTGACCACGACCGGCGGCAAGGAGCGGATCGCCCGCTTCCTGCGCCACCAGAAGGGCGATCCCGCGCCCATGCCCGTGGCCGATATCCACCGCGCCAAGACCGAGCGCTTCGTGGCCCTGATGGCCGAGGGCGAGATTGGCCTTCGCCCGGGCATTGGCGCCCTGATCGACGAGGCCCGCCGGGCCAGCGTCCGGCTTGCCATCGCCACCACGACCAGCCTGCCGAATGTCGAGGCGCTCTGCCGGGCGTGCTTCGGTGCGGCGGCCTCGGACATCTTCGAGGTCATTGCCGCCGGCGACATGGTGGCCGAGAAGAAGCCTTCGCCGCAGGTCTACCACCTTGCGCTGCGCGAGCTTGGCCTTTCGCCGGATCGTGCGGTGGCGCTGGAGGATTCGCTGAACGGGCTTCGCGCTGCAAAGGCGGCGGGGCTGCGCTGCATCGTCTCGCCGGGCTTCTACACCCGGCGCGAGGAATTCGCAGGCGCCGACCGGCTGGTCGGCTGCTTCTCGCAGCTGGGCGGTCTGGCCGGGCTCGAGGATCTGGTGGCGGTGGACTGA
- a CDS encoding NepR family anti-sigma factor produces the protein MAQSTEPKASPERAKVNVRDKAKEKGRKAIQQQIDENLRRVYEEALVQEIPDRFAQLLEQLRLKETEG, from the coding sequence ATGGCGCAATCGACGGAACCGAAGGCATCGCCCGAGCGGGCGAAGGTCAACGTGAGGGACAAGGCGAAGGAGAAAGGCAGGAAAGCCATTCAGCAGCAGATCGATGAAAACCTCAGGCGCGTGTATGAGGAGGCCTTGGTGCAGGAAATTCCGGACAGGTTCGCCCAGTTGCTCGAGCAGTTGCGTCTGAAGGAAACCGAAGGATGA